One window of Staphylococcus chromogenes genomic DNA carries:
- a CDS encoding MFS transporter, whose protein sequence is MFEIAIMSFLTIIGIGSQFYLNLAYSLNQGLYHYALGIHSDLLIIPAIMGNFAFAFGVPLGHLLVHKFGFRKNFMLFSFIFLIGSIIGFLSFGIVSLSISKVIQGFSTGVLFFTMLPKTFHVFPKRFKNVFLFMIIVGLFGANALGGLTGSITLFYDQWQWVYPVNMISAVICLLAGWLYFEREEPNHSTIKEDHSVVFFLALSSIFLLLPLCLMTQYPVDSLQVWPWYFLTFILFALFLITNERSNNPIVHFSTLLSPKPLLGSVMAIVSHLTLLIGIAAINFYLLQVIHLSPSQIILFYIYFFIGVIITGVLKMIFYSAWGPGVLGTIGSIALLYVSIHWYIMQSELIINLLYFQGMIIGFGASMVLVSGAMSTLLDGDLSRASHRSLTMHSIRNYFAAILVPIIAVYMKHKIQKGINDVQYNNIENKAIILKHIHDVFMDATNQLFFVMIILSTILLISSLSQFFFGKSRRIVAKRK, encoded by the coding sequence ATGTTCGAAATTGCGATTATGTCCTTTCTTACGATTATTGGAATTGGCTCTCAATTCTATTTAAATTTAGCTTACAGTTTAAATCAGGGGTTATATCATTATGCTTTAGGAATCCATTCTGATTTATTGATTATCCCAGCAATTATGGGTAACTTTGCTTTTGCATTTGGTGTTCCACTCGGTCATTTACTCGTTCATAAATTTGGCTTCCGAAAAAACTTCATGCTCTTTTCTTTCATATTTTTAATCGGTTCTATCATAGGATTTTTATCATTCGGGATTGTTTCGTTATCTATTTCAAAAGTAATTCAAGGTTTTAGTACAGGGGTTTTATTTTTTACAATGCTTCCTAAAACGTTTCATGTATTTCCGAAGCGATTTAAAAACGTTTTTTTATTCATGATCATTGTAGGTCTTTTTGGTGCGAATGCATTAGGCGGCTTGACTGGGAGTATTACTTTATTTTATGACCAATGGCAATGGGTATATCCTGTCAATATGATTTCTGCAGTGATTTGTTTACTCGCAGGATGGTTGTATTTCGAAAGAGAAGAACCCAACCATAGTACTATAAAAGAAGACCATTCCGTTGTTTTCTTTTTAGCCCTTTCTTCTATTTTCTTGCTTTTACCATTATGTCTTATGACACAATACCCAGTTGATTCTCTGCAAGTGTGGCCATGGTACTTTTTAACATTCATATTATTTGCTCTATTTTTAATTACAAATGAGCGCAGTAATAACCCAATCGTCCACTTTTCGACATTACTTTCACCTAAGCCTTTATTAGGATCTGTCATGGCTATCGTTTCTCATTTAACCTTACTCATTGGGATTGCAGCCATTAACTTTTATTTATTACAAGTAATTCATTTATCACCAAGCCAAATCATACTCTTTTATATTTACTTTTTCATAGGTGTCATAATCACAGGTGTGTTAAAAATGATATTCTATAGCGCTTGGGGACCTGGTGTATTAGGCACAATCGGCTCTATTGCATTACTTTATGTCAGCATTCACTGGTATATTATGCAAAGTGAACTCATCATCAACTTATTGTATTTTCAAGGGATGATTATTGGATTTGGAGCAAGTATGGTACTCGTTAGTGGTGCCATGTCGACGTTGTTGGACGGTGATTTATCTCGCGCTTCCCACCGATCGTTGACGATGCATTCAATACGTAATTATTTTGCTGCCATTCTCGTACCCATTATTGCCGTCTATATGAAACATAAAATTCAAAAAGGTATAAACGACGTCCAATACAATAACATCGAGAACAAGGCGATTATTTTAAAGCATATTCATGATGTGTTCATGGATGCGACAAATCAGCTCTTTTTCGTCATGATTATTTTAAGTACTATTTTACTCATCTCTTCACTCTCTCAATTTTTCTTTGGTAAAAGTCGTCGTATTGTCGCCAAACGCAAGTAG
- a CDS encoding heavy-metal-associated domain-containing protein — protein MKQITLQLETLTCPSCIASIEGLLNRTKGVYDSKVLFNSSKAKMSIDEEILTSKAVKNKIENLGYKVLKIK, from the coding sequence ATGAAACAAATTACATTACAACTAGAAACTTTAACTTGTCCATCTTGCATTGCATCTATTGAAGGTTTGTTAAATAGAACGAAAGGCGTCTACGATTCAAAAGTATTATTCAATTCGAGTAAAGCTAAAATGTCGATAGATGAAGAAATACTAACTTCTAAAGCTGTTAAAAATAAAATTGAAAATTTAGGATACAAAGTGCTTAAAATTAAGTGA
- a CDS encoding heavy metal translocating P-type ATPase produces MKRFIYQHVNFITGMTFLFLVTGFIFKWLSMTNLSQIFLIISTLIAMVPITLKAYQSVRAKIFSIELLVTIAVIGALWIQEYTESSIVTFLFLFGSYLEARTLKITRKSISDLVDAAPKEAIRIKENGETEKIDVDDVEVGNRIVVRSGSTIPVDGRIVKGNANIIESSITGESVPVSKSVDEKVYSSTNVDTGYLEIIAEKVAEDTTFSKIIELVEEAQDKKSPAEKFLDRFSKWYTPSIALISFLVWLISRDLHLAITFLVIACPGALVIGAPVANVAGIGNGAKNGVIIKGGDVIDTFSKVNTLVFDKTGTLTKGHPEVTTFEFDTAEFDENEILSKVAQLEKMSEHHLGRAIVDYAESKTVLPYKEVRLMETVKGQGLIGKVQNNEVIIGNRKIMNKQNIFMSDTILDRISLQESTGNTVVLIAIDQKFIGYIAIADKVRSDALHSLNQMRQSGVKEIIMLTGDNVRTAEAVSTQLKLDGYKAELLPEDKVNMIQLLRSQGKIVAMAGDGINDAPAIATAHIGLAMGKGGTDISMETADLVLMNDALSQYAHAFDLSKKTMSILKQNIAIALMTVVLLLIGILLGGVNLAIGMFAHEVSVLIVILNAMRLIRFRPHHPQYKETYRNTAQAVV; encoded by the coding sequence ATGAAACGGTTTATCTATCAACACGTGAACTTTATTACAGGGATGACATTTCTATTTTTAGTTACTGGATTCATATTTAAATGGCTATCAATGACTAATTTAAGTCAAATTTTTCTTATCATCTCGACATTGATAGCCATGGTACCAATTACCTTGAAAGCATATCAGTCTGTGAGGGCGAAAATTTTTTCTATCGAGCTATTAGTAACGATTGCTGTGATAGGGGCATTATGGATTCAAGAATATACGGAATCTTCTATTGTGACATTTTTATTTTTGTTTGGAAGTTATCTAGAAGCCAGAACTTTAAAAATAACAAGGAAGTCTATTAGTGATTTAGTCGACGCAGCACCTAAAGAAGCAATACGAATAAAAGAGAATGGTGAAACAGAAAAGATCGATGTCGATGATGTAGAAGTCGGTAATCGTATTGTTGTGCGTTCAGGAAGTACGATTCCTGTAGATGGACGTATAGTAAAAGGGAATGCCAATATTATTGAATCTTCAATCACTGGAGAATCAGTTCCAGTTTCTAAGTCAGTCGATGAAAAAGTGTATAGCAGTACCAACGTTGATACGGGATATTTAGAAATTATTGCAGAAAAAGTCGCTGAGGACACCACATTTTCCAAAATTATTGAATTGGTGGAAGAAGCTCAGGATAAAAAATCACCTGCAGAAAAGTTTCTAGATCGTTTTTCTAAATGGTACACGCCAAGTATCGCGCTCATCTCGTTTTTAGTTTGGCTGATTTCTCGTGATCTCCACTTAGCGATAACCTTTTTAGTGATTGCATGTCCAGGGGCCTTAGTCATTGGGGCACCTGTAGCAAATGTAGCCGGTATTGGAAATGGCGCAAAAAATGGCGTCATAATTAAAGGAGGAGATGTAATAGATACCTTTTCCAAAGTCAATACTTTAGTCTTTGATAAAACAGGAACACTTACTAAAGGGCACCCAGAAGTGACAACGTTTGAATTTGATACGGCTGAATTTGATGAGAATGAAATATTGAGCAAAGTTGCACAATTAGAAAAAATGTCAGAACATCATTTGGGGCGTGCAATTGTTGACTATGCCGAATCGAAAACGGTACTACCCTATAAAGAAGTGCGCTTAATGGAGACAGTAAAAGGACAAGGGCTCATTGGTAAGGTCCAAAACAATGAAGTCATCATTGGAAATCGAAAGATAATGAATAAGCAAAATATTTTCATGTCAGATACAATTCTTGACCGTATAAGTTTACAAGAGTCAACGGGGAACACGGTCGTATTGATTGCTATCGATCAAAAATTTATAGGCTATATCGCGATTGCTGATAAGGTGAGATCTGATGCATTACACTCTTTAAATCAAATGCGTCAAAGTGGTGTGAAAGAAATAATAATGCTGACAGGAGATAACGTGCGAACAGCAGAAGCCGTAAGCACACAGCTAAAATTGGATGGTTATAAAGCAGAACTTTTACCTGAAGACAAAGTGAACATGATTCAATTATTACGGTCCCAAGGAAAAATTGTAGCGATGGCAGGTGATGGTATCAATGATGCGCCAGCAATTGCAACAGCACATATCGGTTTAGCAATGGGCAAAGGTGGAACGGATATTTCCATGGAGACAGCTGATCTTGTGCTCATGAATGATGCATTATCTCAATATGCACATGCCTTTGATTTATCTAAAAAAACGATGTCCATTTTAAAACAAAATATCGCCATTGCACTAATGACAGTCGTTCTGTTACTTATCGGTATATTACTTGGAGGCGTGAACTTAGCGATTGGTATGTTTGCGCATGAAGTGAGCGTCCTAATTGTAATTCTCAATGCGATGCGATTAATTCGCTTTCGCCCACATCATCCACAATATAAAGAAACTTATAGAAACACAGCCCAAGCCGTTGTTTAA
- a CDS encoding Crp/Fnr family transcriptional regulator: MSCHHSYELCVSQVPIFAHLSNETQQLVFKKINHRYFSKNEMLYMEGDKLDSLYVVHKGRVRIYRLNDEGEEQLIRVLAHGDYTGELSIFNASTDSASYAQILEDAEICMISKESIYELMSTYPNIAISFIETFASRLSETEDQTTHIALLNSREKLLTYIDTYREGNKLHLNISKKHIASYLSMKPETLARTFKKLEEEGLIKKINHKTYEILQKLT; this comes from the coding sequence ATGAGTTGTCATCACAGTTATGAATTATGTGTGAGTCAAGTGCCTATTTTTGCACATCTTTCAAATGAAACACAACAACTAGTGTTTAAGAAAATCAACCATCGCTATTTTAGTAAAAATGAAATGTTATATATGGAAGGGGATAAGCTTGATTCTCTCTATGTGGTTCACAAGGGGCGTGTTCGAATTTATCGACTGAATGATGAGGGAGAAGAACAATTAATACGCGTATTAGCCCATGGTGACTACACTGGAGAGCTTTCAATTTTTAACGCTTCTACAGATAGCGCGTCGTATGCGCAAATACTTGAAGATGCAGAGATTTGTATGATATCGAAGGAAAGTATTTACGAATTGATGTCGACTTATCCCAATATTGCCATTTCTTTTATTGAAACCTTTGCTTCACGCCTCTCAGAAACCGAAGATCAAACGACCCATATTGCATTACTTAATAGTAGAGAAAAATTGTTAACGTATATTGATACCTATAGAGAGGGAAACAAACTTCATTTAAATATCTCCAAAAAACACATCGCGTCATATTTGAGTATGAAACCTGAGACATTAGCCCGGACATTCAAAAAGCTAGAAGAAGAAGGATTAATTAAAAAAATAAATCACAAAACATACGAAATACTTCAAAAGTTGACTTAG
- a CDS encoding CsbD family protein, producing the protein MDNVSKQEQAKGNLKETAGNVLGNKDLEKEGKQDKASGKVKEATDNAKEKMNEVVDKFKK; encoded by the coding sequence ATGGATAATGTGAGTAAACAAGAACAAGCTAAAGGAAATTTAAAAGAAACAGCTGGTAATGTTTTAGGAAATAAAGATCTTGAAAAGGAAGGTAAACAAGATAAAGCTTCTGGAAAAGTGAAAGAAGCCACAGATAACGCCAAAGAAAAGATGAATGAAGTCGTAGATAAATTCAAAAAATAA
- a CDS encoding cation:proton antiporter, which translates to MSHQILAENLHSIWWIIFAAMLSPVLALMTRKYIPDAIWLLLFGVLIGPHVLKLAQMTESIEFLREIGMGFLFLLAGLEISTEDMKAHQGKKAMVTWLISFILAVGVGYLISKGNIAFAIVLAVATTSTALGTLLPILKDSNMINKPIGKSILIHGAYGELLPIIMMSLLLSTVSPWRSALILITFTILAFLIVVAPIRFIRKVPLLGKAILSASHTTMQTTLRIAIFVLVSLMLLTAILELDIALGAFVAGIFMNVILKTFSPKYQYEIEKKVEVVGFSFLIPIFFITSGMNIDILRVLNQWHLLILAIVFIFVMRGMVVFIREKMSVTQSGLNSNKDKMTLALYSASGLPVIVAVTEMAKNNHIIDVTTASVLVASGALTILIFPLCAKVISKS; encoded by the coding sequence ATGTCACATCAGATTTTAGCTGAAAATTTACATTCCATATGGTGGATTATTTTTGCCGCTATGCTTTCTCCGGTTTTGGCACTTATGACACGTAAGTATATTCCAGATGCCATTTGGTTATTACTATTTGGTGTGCTTATAGGGCCTCACGTTTTGAAATTAGCCCAAATGACAGAGTCTATAGAGTTTTTACGTGAAATCGGTATGGGGTTTTTATTTTTACTTGCCGGTCTTGAAATTAGTACGGAGGATATGAAAGCACATCAAGGTAAAAAAGCAATGGTCACATGGTTAATAAGTTTTATTTTAGCAGTAGGAGTAGGTTATCTCATTTCAAAAGGGAACATAGCATTTGCGATTGTTTTGGCTGTGGCAACCACATCTACAGCTTTAGGGACACTACTTCCAATTTTAAAAGATAGTAATATGATAAATAAACCGATAGGAAAGTCAATTTTGATTCATGGAGCTTATGGCGAGCTATTACCAATTATCATGATGTCATTATTACTATCAACAGTTTCACCATGGCGTTCTGCGCTCATTCTTATCACTTTTACAATATTGGCTTTTTTAATAGTGGTAGCCCCAATAAGATTTATTCGAAAAGTTCCACTACTTGGAAAGGCAATTCTTTCTGCTTCTCATACAACGATGCAAACGACTTTAAGAATAGCTATTTTTGTTTTAGTTTCTTTAATGTTACTGACAGCCATTTTAGAGTTAGATATTGCATTGGGGGCTTTTGTCGCTGGTATTTTTATGAACGTGATATTAAAGACATTTTCTCCAAAGTACCAATATGAAATTGAAAAGAAAGTGGAAGTGGTAGGATTTAGCTTTTTAATTCCAATATTCTTTATTACAAGTGGCATGAACATTGATATTCTTCGAGTTCTTAATCAATGGCACTTATTGATTTTAGCAATCGTATTTATTTTCGTTATGCGTGGAATGGTGGTGTTTATTAGAGAAAAAATGTCTGTAACACAATCAGGTTTAAACTCTAACAAAGACAAAATGACATTGGCGCTATATTCAGCTTCTGGATTACCCGTCATTGTTGCTGTAACAGAAATGGCTAAAAACAATCATATTATTGATGTCACAACAGCTTCTGTTTTAGTTGCAAGTGGTGCTTTGACGATTTTAATATTTCCTCTGTGTGCGAAAGTTATATCCAAGTCATAA
- the smpB gene encoding SsrA-binding protein SmpB: protein MPKKSGKGTLAENRKARHDYNIEDTIEAGIALQGTEIKSIRRGSANLKDSYAQVKGGEIYLHNMHIAPYEEGNRFNHDPRRVRKLLLHKREINKLGDQTREVGYSIVPLKLYLKHGMCKVLLGVARGKKKYDKRQALKEKAVKRDIDRAMKQNY from the coding sequence ATGCCAAAAAAATCAGGAAAAGGCACTTTAGCAGAGAATCGTAAGGCAAGACATGATTATAACATCGAAGATACGATTGAAGCGGGCATTGCGTTGCAAGGCACAGAGATTAAATCGATTCGCCGAGGCAGTGCAAACTTAAAAGACAGTTATGCACAAGTGAAAGGCGGAGAAATCTATCTTCACAACATGCATATTGCACCTTACGAAGAAGGCAACCGATTTAATCACGATCCTAGACGTGTGCGTAAATTATTACTGCATAAACGTGAGATTAATAAACTAGGAGACCAAACGCGTGAAGTGGGTTATTCGATTGTACCATTAAAATTGTATCTCAAGCATGGGATGTGCAAAGTACTATTAGGTGTTGCACGTGGTAAGAAAAAATACGATAAACGTCAAGCGTTGAAAGAAAAAGCGGTAAAACGTGATATCGACCGCGCGATGAAACAAAATTATTAA
- the rnr gene encoding ribonuclease R, whose translation MNLKSQIKAIVERTSYEPMSVSDFQDALGLSSAESFRDLIKVLNELEQEGKVKRTKQDRYQKQGPKPGLVRGTLSQNKKGFAFLRPDEEGIEDIFIPPTKINRAMDGDTVIVEVKKSRGDHRKGKVEGEVKSIETHSVKQVVGTYTEARHFGFVVPDDKRIMQDIFIPKGQDLGAVDGHKVLVQITQYSDGSNNPEGHISAILGHKNDPGVDILSIIYQHGIEIEFPDDVLKEAEAVPETILPSEIEGRRDLRQDLTITIDGADAKDLDDAIAIKKLPNGNMELTVSIADVSYYVKEGSALDREAYDRATSVYLVDRVIPMIPHRLSNGICSLNPKVDRLTMSCRMEINSRGEVVQHDIFDSVIHSDARMTYTEVNEIITEQNAVTREKYKEITPMLDLAQQLSQQLIQMRRRRGEIDFDIKEAKVLVNEEGIPQEVVARERGEGERLIESFMLAANETIAEHFSKMEVPFIYRVHEQPKSERLRQFFDFITNFGIMIKGTGEDIHPSTLQNITQEVEGRPEDRVISTMMLRSMQQAHYDADNLGHFGLAADYYTHFTSPIRRYPDLIVHRLVRKYLIEKSMNGKAQHEWQEKLPQMAEHTSNRERRAIDAERDTDDLKKAEYMIQHLGDEFEGVISSVANFGMFVELPNTIEGMVTIQNMSDDYYHFDERQMALIGERKASVYRIGDVIKVKVIHVDVDERQIDFQIVGMPLDVNPKREKKSRGTTIQAKTKGNTFEKDKSNKKKRKQRKGKHARKREKSGNTKHKPFYKDKRVKKKGKKKKK comes from the coding sequence GAACCTATGTCGGTGTCGGATTTTCAAGATGCGCTAGGACTCAGTAGTGCCGAAAGTTTTCGTGATCTCATTAAAGTCCTAAACGAGCTTGAACAAGAAGGGAAAGTCAAGCGTACTAAACAAGATAGATATCAAAAACAAGGTCCTAAACCCGGACTAGTAAGAGGGACGTTAAGTCAAAATAAAAAAGGATTTGCCTTTTTGCGACCAGATGAAGAAGGCATAGAAGACATTTTTATTCCACCGACAAAAATTAATCGTGCCATGGATGGCGATACTGTAATAGTTGAAGTGAAAAAATCGCGTGGTGATCACCGCAAAGGGAAAGTTGAAGGCGAAGTAAAATCGATTGAAACCCATTCAGTGAAACAAGTCGTTGGTACCTACACAGAAGCGCGACATTTCGGTTTTGTCGTTCCAGATGATAAGCGTATTATGCAAGATATCTTCATCCCTAAAGGTCAAGATTTAGGGGCAGTTGATGGTCATAAAGTACTCGTGCAAATCACGCAATATTCTGATGGATCAAACAATCCAGAAGGACATATTTCAGCGATATTAGGACATAAAAATGACCCTGGCGTAGATATTTTATCTATCATTTATCAACATGGAATTGAAATTGAATTTCCGGATGATGTTTTAAAAGAAGCTGAAGCCGTACCAGAAACTATTTTGCCGTCTGAAATTGAAGGACGTCGTGATTTACGCCAAGATTTAACTATAACAATAGACGGCGCGGATGCTAAAGATTTAGACGATGCGATTGCCATTAAAAAGCTTCCAAATGGGAATATGGAACTAACAGTGAGTATTGCGGATGTGAGTTATTATGTTAAAGAAGGCTCTGCCTTAGATCGTGAAGCTTATGACCGTGCCACAAGTGTTTATTTGGTGGACCGCGTTATCCCGATGATTCCCCACCGATTAAGTAATGGCATTTGTTCATTAAATCCAAAAGTAGACCGTTTAACGATGAGTTGTCGCATGGAAATCAACAGTCGCGGAGAAGTAGTCCAACATGATATTTTCGATAGTGTCATTCATTCAGATGCGCGTATGACCTATACTGAAGTGAATGAAATTATTACAGAACAAAATGCTGTGACACGTGAAAAATATAAAGAGATTACACCTATGTTAGATTTAGCACAACAACTTTCCCAACAACTGATTCAGATGCGCCGTCGTCGAGGAGAAATTGATTTTGATATTAAAGAAGCGAAAGTCTTAGTCAATGAAGAAGGCATTCCCCAAGAAGTGGTTGCACGTGAGCGTGGCGAAGGGGAACGATTAATAGAATCTTTCATGTTAGCAGCCAACGAAACCATCGCCGAACACTTTAGTAAAATGGAAGTTCCATTTATTTACCGTGTCCATGAACAACCAAAGTCTGAACGTTTAAGACAATTTTTCGACTTTATCACAAACTTTGGGATTATGATTAAAGGGACAGGGGAAGATATTCATCCAAGCACACTTCAAAATATTACACAAGAAGTGGAAGGGCGACCTGAAGACCGTGTCATTTCGACAATGATGTTACGTTCGATGCAACAAGCCCATTATGATGCAGATAATTTAGGGCATTTTGGACTAGCAGCAGATTATTATACGCATTTTACTTCTCCGATTCGCCGTTATCCTGACCTTATTGTTCATCGTTTAGTACGAAAATATTTAATTGAGAAATCAATGAATGGGAAAGCGCAACACGAATGGCAAGAAAAACTCCCTCAAATGGCAGAACATACGTCAAACCGTGAACGGCGAGCGATTGATGCCGAACGGGATACGGATGATTTGAAAAAGGCTGAATATATGATTCAACACCTCGGTGACGAATTTGAAGGTGTCATTAGTTCTGTAGCCAATTTTGGAATGTTTGTCGAGTTGCCGAATACGATTGAAGGTATGGTCACGATTCAAAACATGTCAGATGATTATTATCATTTTGATGAACGTCAGATGGCGTTGATTGGAGAACGAAAAGCATCTGTTTATCGTATTGGAGACGTTATTAAGGTAAAAGTCATACATGTAGATGTAGACGAACGACAAATTGATTTTCAAATTGTTGGCATGCCTTTAGATGTCAATCCTAAACGTGAGAAAAAGTCACGGGGCACAACGATTCAAGCTAAAACAAAAGGCAATACATTCGAAAAAGACAAATCTAATAAGAAAAAGCGCAAACAACGTAAAGGTAAACATGCAAGAAAGCGTGAAAAATCAGGAAATACGAAACATAAACCTTTCTACAAAGACAAACGTGTTAAAAAGAAAGGTAAAAAGAAGAAAAAGTAA